A section of the Ornithinimicrobium sufpigmenti genome encodes:
- a CDS encoding ribosomal protein L7/L12 yields MFGRARQLQTRVDQLAREVRVLEDLVARLAHRAGAGAAELAQLRGQTQPGITPEIRSLVVQGKHIPAIKAYREATGAGLKEAKDAIDALRDGRT; encoded by the coding sequence ATGTTCGGACGAGCAAGGCAGCTGCAGACGCGCGTGGACCAGCTCGCGCGGGAGGTCCGTGTCCTGGAGGACCTGGTCGCCCGGCTGGCGCACCGCGCCGGGGCCGGTGCTGCCGAGCTGGCGCAGCTGCGCGGCCAGACCCAGCCAGGGATCACCCCCGAGATCCGCTCCCTGGTGGTCCAGGGCAAGCACATCCCCGCCATCAAGGCCTACCGCGAGGCGACCGGCGCCGGCCTGAAGGAGGCCAAGGACGCGATCGACGCCCTCCGCGACGGCCGCACCTAG
- a CDS encoding nitrile hydratase accessory protein: MTTAAQTLSQISVACGDALPLPPTYVDGANGIPEEEQVFAAPWQAQVFAMTVVLHERGVFTWPEWAQALSRRVATGADDGSDYYECWAAALEDVIAARGIAAEEDVERMTQAWHDAAGRTPHGQPISL, encoded by the coding sequence GTGACGACCGCGGCCCAGACCCTCTCGCAGATCTCCGTCGCGTGCGGCGACGCCCTCCCGCTGCCGCCGACGTACGTAGACGGTGCGAACGGCATACCCGAGGAGGAGCAGGTCTTCGCCGCGCCGTGGCAGGCGCAGGTGTTCGCGATGACCGTGGTCCTGCACGAGCGCGGGGTGTTCACGTGGCCGGAGTGGGCCCAGGCGCTCAGCCGCCGGGTCGCGACGGGCGCCGACGACGGCAGCGACTACTACGAGTGCTGGGCCGCTGCGCTGGAGGACGTGATCGCCGCCCGTGGCATCGCCGCGGAGGAAGACGTGGAGCGGATGACCCAGGCTTGGCACGACGCCGCCGGGCGCACGCCGCACGGTCAGCCGATCTCGCTCTAG
- the nthB gene encoding nitrile hydratase subunit beta, with product MNGVHDLGGMQSFGPVQPEPDEPPFHDDWERRTLAVTLAMGALGLWNIDQMRHERESLPPAQYLSSSYYEIWQQALENAVATLGLLEEDAASQGLRARTAEELLTAFSSRGSYERPTDRAPRYAVGQRVRARNLNPAGHTRLPRYARGRVGTVAAVRGAHVFPDRNAAPLGQRPGTDPEWLYTVDFAGRELWGEDADPTLTVSIDAWEPYLEETS from the coding sequence GTGAACGGCGTCCACGACCTCGGGGGTATGCAGAGCTTCGGCCCCGTGCAGCCCGAGCCCGACGAGCCGCCCTTCCACGACGACTGGGAGCGGCGCACCCTTGCGGTCACGCTGGCGATGGGTGCCCTCGGACTGTGGAACATCGACCAGATGCGCCACGAGCGCGAGAGCCTGCCGCCGGCGCAGTACCTCTCCAGCAGCTACTACGAGATCTGGCAGCAGGCGCTGGAGAACGCCGTCGCCACGCTCGGGCTGCTCGAGGAGGACGCCGCCTCGCAGGGTCTGCGCGCCCGGACGGCGGAGGAGCTCCTCACCGCCTTCTCCAGCCGCGGCAGCTACGAGCGCCCCACGGACCGTGCACCGAGGTATGCCGTGGGGCAGCGGGTGCGCGCCCGCAACCTCAACCCGGCCGGGCACACCCGGCTGCCGCGCTACGCGCGCGGACGTGTCGGCACGGTGGCGGCCGTCCGCGGCGCCCACGTCTTCCCCGACCGCAACGCCGCGCCGCTGGGTCAGCGGCCGGGCACCGACCCTGAGTGGCTCTACACCGTCGACTTTGCCGGCCGCGAGCTCTGGGGTGAGGACGCCGACCCGACGCTCACGGTGTCGATCGACGCCTGGGAGCCCTACCTGGAGGAGACGTCGTGA
- a CDS encoding DUF6157 family protein: MGGTNYTGTFIQVADDCPTEVAEQPPVGGKAPTVAALQYALISEHPYEYTSDDVLFDVYAARQAIPAAEQAEARQAFFAKDQACLRSSPLGKRYGWGIHHDSDSRVALVPLRSDEYQALATDPTVKQLKAMRSKRA, encoded by the coding sequence ATGGGCGGCACGAACTATACCGGCACGTTTATCCAGGTCGCAGACGACTGCCCGACCGAGGTAGCAGAGCAACCGCCAGTCGGCGGGAAGGCCCCGACCGTCGCGGCGCTCCAGTACGCGCTCATCTCCGAGCACCCCTACGAGTACACCAGCGACGACGTGCTGTTCGACGTGTACGCCGCCCGGCAGGCCATCCCTGCCGCAGAGCAAGCCGAGGCCCGTCAGGCGTTCTTCGCCAAGGACCAGGCGTGCCTGCGATCCAGCCCGCTGGGCAAGCGGTACGGGTGGGGCATCCACCACGACTCCGACAGCCGCGTCGCCCTCGTGCCGCTTCGTTCTGACGAGTACCAGGCGCTCGCCACCGACCCCACGGTGAAGCAGCTCAAGGCCATGCGCTCCAAGCGCGCCTGA
- a CDS encoding NYN domain-containing protein encodes MEKTSYLLVDGENIDATLGNSILGRRPHPDERPRWDRLLAFTQERWAQPAKGLFFLNASSGLPMAFVQALRALGYVPVPLSGSAEDKVVDIAIQRTLEALGDRDDDVMLVSHDGDFLEAITPLMDGQRRVGLIAFEEFRNSGFHDLVRQGMEFFDLEHDTKAFNAPLPRLRIIPIEEFDPQQFL; translated from the coding sequence ATGGAGAAGACGTCATACCTGCTCGTCGACGGGGAGAACATCGACGCGACCCTGGGCAACTCGATCCTCGGGCGGCGTCCGCACCCGGACGAGCGCCCGCGGTGGGACCGGCTGCTCGCCTTCACCCAGGAGCGCTGGGCGCAGCCGGCCAAGGGCCTGTTCTTCCTCAACGCCAGCTCCGGCCTGCCGATGGCCTTCGTGCAGGCCCTGCGGGCGCTGGGCTACGTCCCGGTCCCGCTCTCCGGCAGCGCCGAGGACAAGGTCGTCGACATCGCGATCCAGCGGACGCTGGAGGCGCTCGGCGACCGTGACGACGACGTCATGCTGGTCAGCCACGACGGTGACTTCCTCGAGGCGATCACGCCGCTCATGGACGGCCAGCGACGGGTCGGCCTGATCGCCTTCGAGGAGTTCCGCAACTCCGGCTTCCACGACCTGGTGCGCCAGGGTATGGAGTTCTTCGACCTGGAGCACGACACCAAGGCGTTCAACGCCCCGCTACCGCGCCTGCGGATCATCCCGATCGAGGAGTTCGACCCGCAGCAGTTCCTCTGA
- a CDS encoding SDR family NAD(P)-dependent oxidoreductase yields MSSHPSRGVLVTGSSRGVGAAVARAFAARGDRVVVHYLGSEAAAHEVCRSLPGDGHAVVQADLADPDAVQRLATEAIEALGRVDVLVNNAAMLTAPWEGRGRRGDHPLEETSYAEWVEIWRRTLETNLLGPAHLTWQVARHMIDVPPADGVPVGRIVNVGSRGAYRGEPDIPAYGASKAGLHSFGQSMALRLGRHGIAVTSVAPGFIETEMAGYALAGDRGAATRAQSPFGRVARPHEVADAVLALADPRAEWASGAVLDLNGASHLR; encoded by the coding sequence ATGAGCTCCCATCCCTCCCGCGGCGTCCTGGTCACCGGCTCCTCCCGGGGCGTGGGGGCCGCGGTGGCCCGCGCCTTCGCGGCGCGGGGCGACCGGGTCGTCGTGCACTACCTGGGCAGCGAGGCAGCCGCGCACGAGGTATGCCGTTCTCTCCCGGGCGACGGGCACGCCGTCGTCCAGGCAGACCTCGCCGACCCGGACGCCGTCCAGCGGCTGGCGACCGAAGCGATCGAAGCCCTGGGCCGGGTGGACGTCCTGGTCAACAACGCGGCGATGCTCACCGCCCCGTGGGAGGGCAGGGGCCGGCGCGGCGACCACCCGCTGGAGGAGACCTCCTACGCCGAGTGGGTGGAGATCTGGCGGCGCACGTTGGAGACCAACCTGCTCGGCCCGGCCCACCTGACCTGGCAGGTGGCCCGCCACATGATCGACGTGCCGCCCGCAGACGGGGTCCCCGTCGGGCGGATCGTCAACGTCGGCAGCCGCGGCGCCTACCGGGGCGAGCCGGACATCCCGGCCTACGGCGCGAGCAAGGCCGGCCTGCACTCCTTCGGCCAGTCGATGGCGCTGCGTCTGGGTCGGCACGGGATCGCGGTGACCTCGGTCGCACCGGGCTTCATCGAGACCGAGATGGCCGGGTACGCGCTGGCAGGGGACCGGGGGGCGGCCACCCGGGCGCAGAGCCCGTTCGGCCGGGTCGCCCGGCCCCACGAGGTCGCCGATGCCGTGCTCGCGCTGGCCGACCCGCGGGCGGAGTGGGCCTCGGGGGCGGTCCTCGACCTCAACGGGGCCAGCCACCTGCGCTGA
- the nthA gene encoding nitrile hydratase subunit alpha — translation MGHDHGDHDHDHEAGGTAYSHLSPMDARVRALETLLTERGLVDSTALDAVVERYEHEVGPHNGAQVVAKSWDEPDFRAWLLEDADAAIASLGHIGRQGEHMVAVENTSERHNMVVCTLCSCYPWPVLGLPPVWYKSPAYRSKAVIDPRGVLADFGVTLPESTQIKVWDSTAEVRYLVVPMRPEGTEGMSQEELTTLVTRDSMIGTGLARRPLEPAR, via the coding sequence ATGGGCCACGACCACGGCGACCACGATCACGACCACGAGGCTGGGGGCACCGCATACAGCCACCTCTCCCCCATGGACGCGCGCGTCCGTGCCCTCGAGACGCTGCTGACCGAGCGTGGCCTCGTCGACAGCACCGCCCTCGACGCGGTCGTGGAGCGGTACGAGCACGAGGTGGGGCCGCACAACGGCGCACAGGTCGTCGCGAAGTCCTGGGACGAGCCCGACTTCCGCGCGTGGCTGCTGGAGGACGCCGACGCCGCGATCGCCTCGCTCGGTCACATCGGCCGGCAGGGCGAGCACATGGTCGCGGTCGAGAACACGTCCGAGCGCCACAACATGGTGGTCTGCACCCTGTGCTCCTGCTACCCGTGGCCGGTGCTGGGGCTGCCTCCGGTCTGGTACAAGTCGCCCGCGTACCGCTCCAAGGCCGTCATCGACCCGCGCGGCGTCCTCGCCGACTTCGGCGTGACACTGCCGGAGTCGACGCAGATCAAGGTGTGGGACTCCACGGCAGAGGTGCGCTACCTCGTCGTGCCGATGCGTCCCGAGGGCACCGAGGGTATGTCGCAGGAGGAGCTGACCACGCTGGTCACCCGGGACAGCATGATCGGCACCGGCCTGGCGCGGCGGCCGCTGGAGCCGGCGCGGTGA
- a CDS encoding nuclear transport factor 2 family protein, whose translation MTVEPRPPLPPFTHESAAAKVQAAEDAWNSCDPERVAGAYSEDTVWRNRDEHVRGRAEVVAFLTRKWERERDYRLRKNLWAYSDNRIAVRFQYESRDADGQWWRSYGNELWEFDELGYMRRREASINDVAIEESDLRVTPGEGELPPF comes from the coding sequence ATGACCGTGGAGCCCCGACCGCCGCTGCCGCCGTTCACCCACGAGAGCGCCGCCGCCAAGGTCCAGGCCGCCGAGGACGCCTGGAACTCCTGCGACCCGGAGCGTGTGGCCGGCGCCTACAGCGAGGACACGGTATGGCGCAACCGAGACGAGCACGTGCGCGGCCGGGCCGAGGTGGTCGCCTTCCTGACCCGCAAGTGGGAGCGTGAGCGCGACTACCGCCTGCGTAAGAACCTGTGGGCCTACTCGGACAACCGGATCGCGGTGCGCTTCCAGTACGAGTCGCGTGACGCCGACGGCCAGTGGTGGCGCTCCTACGGCAACGAGCTGTGGGAGTTCGACGAGCTGGGCTACATGCGCCGGCGCGAGGCGAGCATCAACGACGTGGCGATCGAGGAGTCGGACCTGCGGGTCACCCCGGGCGAGGGCGAGCTGCCGCCGTTCTAG
- a CDS encoding IS256 family transposase translates to MTLPKSAVSDLLDALRAGDGVDLVRESVRMVLQELIEAEAAQVIGAARYERTPERTTERNGTRPKLLTTKGGDVNVAIPKLRTGSYFPSILEPRRRIDQALYAVVMEAYVHGVSTRSVDDLVVALGGTGISKSEVSRICAGLDESVGAFRTRSLDHARFPYVYLDATYLHVRTEAAMVVSKAVVIATSVTEHGRREVLGLDVGDSEDEVFWQAFLTGLKKRGLGGVQLVISDQHAGLVAALTRVFQGSSHQRCRVHFIRNVLAHVPKAETEMVAAVFRTIFAQPDLASMAKQWDKVRDDLAIRYPKTGPLMDGAKSEVLAFAAFPREHWRKIWSTNPLERLNKEIKRRSRVVGIFPNEASVIRLVGAVLTDTHDEWQVDDRRYLSEGSMAKIYPTSDTGSVALEKSDR, encoded by the coding sequence ATGACCCTTCCCAAGTCTGCCGTGTCCGACCTGCTGGACGCACTTCGCGCCGGTGACGGCGTGGACCTGGTGCGCGAGTCCGTGCGCATGGTCCTGCAGGAGCTGATCGAGGCCGAGGCCGCGCAGGTGATCGGCGCCGCCCGGTACGAACGCACCCCGGAGCGGACCACCGAGCGCAACGGCACCCGGCCGAAGCTGTTGACGACCAAGGGCGGCGACGTGAACGTCGCCATCCCCAAGCTGCGCACCGGCAGTTACTTCCCCAGCATCCTGGAGCCTCGGCGGCGGATCGACCAGGCCCTGTACGCGGTGGTGATGGAGGCCTACGTCCACGGCGTGTCAACCCGCTCGGTCGACGACCTCGTGGTCGCGCTGGGCGGGACCGGGATTTCCAAGTCGGAGGTGTCGCGGATCTGTGCGGGTCTGGATGAGTCCGTCGGGGCGTTCCGCACCCGCAGCCTGGACCACGCCCGCTTCCCCTACGTCTACCTGGACGCGACCTACCTGCACGTGCGCACCGAGGCCGCCATGGTCGTGTCCAAGGCCGTGGTGATCGCCACCAGCGTCACCGAGCACGGCCGCCGCGAGGTCCTGGGCCTGGACGTGGGCGACAGCGAGGACGAGGTCTTCTGGCAGGCGTTCCTGACCGGCCTGAAGAAGCGCGGCCTGGGCGGTGTTCAGCTGGTGATCTCCGACCAGCACGCCGGCCTGGTCGCCGCCCTGACCCGGGTGTTCCAGGGCTCGTCCCACCAACGGTGCCGGGTCCACTTCATCCGCAACGTGCTCGCGCACGTGCCCAAGGCCGAGACCGAGATGGTCGCCGCGGTGTTCCGCACCATCTTCGCCCAACCCGACCTGGCCTCCATGGCCAAACAGTGGGACAAGGTCCGTGACGACCTCGCCATCCGGTACCCCAAGACCGGCCCGCTCATGGACGGCGCAAAGTCCGAAGTGCTCGCGTTCGCCGCATTCCCGCGAGAGCACTGGCGCAAGATCTGGTCCACCAACCCCCTGGAACGGCTGAACAAGGAGATCAAGCGCCGCTCTCGCGTCGTGGGCATCTTTCCCAACGAGGCCTCCGTCATCCGCCTCGTCGGCGCCGTCCTGACCGACACCCACGACGAGTGGCAGGTCGACGACCGCCGCTACCTCTCCGAAGGCTCCATGGCCAAGATCTACCCCACCAGCGATACTGGAAGCGTCGCCCTCGAAAAGAGCGACCGGTAG
- a CDS encoding very short patch repair endonuclease, with translation MAKSRESWATSPAVRRSMRSNKQRDTAPELALRRAVHGLGLRYRVDYRLPLPGATRRADLAFTRVKVAVFLDGCFWHGCPEHFTVARANAEYWAGKAMRNVERDRDTDLRLAGVGWISMRVWEHTDPAEAAERVAVVVRERRRDGS, from the coding sequence ATGGCGAAGTCACGCGAGTCGTGGGCCACGTCACCGGCCGTCCGCCGCAGCATGCGATCCAACAAGCAGCGGGACACGGCGCCCGAGTTGGCCTTGCGCAGGGCCGTCCATGGACTGGGGCTCCGATACCGCGTGGATTACCGACTTCCGCTCCCGGGTGCTACGCGCCGGGCTGATCTGGCATTCACCCGGGTGAAGGTCGCGGTCTTTCTCGATGGCTGCTTCTGGCACGGCTGCCCCGAGCACTTCACGGTCGCTAGGGCTAATGCTGAATATTGGGCTGGCAAGGCGATGCGCAACGTTGAGCGGGATCGCGACACCGATCTTCGGCTGGCTGGAGTTGGCTGGATCTCGATGCGGGTGTGGGAGCATACGGACCCAGCGGAGGCCGCCGAGCGTGTCGCGGTCGTCGTGCGCGAGCGTCGCAGGGACGGAAGCTGA